The window CCTTATGTTAGGAAGTGCTGCATGGTTTTTGCTGCTTTCCGTACTCTTTCACGGGTTAAAAAGTGGCTTTTTCATTTGGCAAAGTTTTCATCAAAAAGCTTGGACACTTTTTTATATGGATATTGCTTTTATTCTAAGCAGTATTGTGTTGTTTTATATGGCAAAGTGGGTGGAGAAAAAAGAGCTCTTTTATCGGTATGAGCGCAAAGGAGTCTTTAATGGTTACTAAGTTTTGGCTCATTTTAATGCTTGCCACACATCTCTTTGCGCATAAAATTGAAGGAATAAACCTCATACTCACACCTCTTGAAAACGACAAGATGAGCATTGAGGGTAAGATGAAAGGTTCGGGTAAAAAACTAGAAGGCAATAAAATTGCACTTATCTCTATGATTGATAAACGCGTACTTGAAGAAGCATTTTTGGAGGGGAATAGAGCTTTACATGTAAAGATTCCGCAGGAGTCTTATTGGGTGTATCTGTATGTGGGTGACCAAGATGTCGTAGAAGAGGGGCCACCTCCACGCGGAGGCTTTAAAAAAGTAGCTGTGTCACAAAAAGAGCGGGCATTTCGCACGATGACAACGCTTTGTTTAAGTTTTATAGCCCTCTTTTTTATCGTTGGAGGATACCGCATATATCATTATAAGAAGCCCGCATTGCAAATGTAATTATTGATAATAAGTATCATGTTATAAAACATTAAGCTCTTTTACTCTATTATACGATAACAATTATCAATAATAAAAAAGGAGATTGTGGATGAAATTGGGTTACTCACGCATTGTTGCGGCACTTATTTTAGGGAGTTCTATTGGTTTTGCCGCAGAGGCGACGAATTTAGAAGAGGTTTTCACCCAAGGTGAAATTACAGGAACCGTGGGCTGGTTCGGGCAACATATCAATGTAAAAGGTGACACACCAAACAGTGGTTTTTCAAATGGCTATTTAAATGTTGGCTTTGAAACAGCGCCACTCCATGGTGTGAGTTTAGGCGTTTCGGGTTGGGGCAGTGCTAAAACGAGTGAAAAAAACGATGACGATTATAAAAGTAATATAGCCGATCACGGGGTCCTTTCTCAAGCTTATGTGAAAATCGAACATGAAGGCATGGGCAAAGTCATCCTTGGTCGCCAAAAAGCTGATTTTAATTGGTTAGCGGATTATATTGATGGTGCGACAGCTGAGATTAGTGCAGTCGAAAACCTTGTATTAAACCTTGCTTGGGCACGTAAATATTCTGTCGTTGATATTGATGAAATCTCAGAATCATTTGGCAAAATCAATGGGAATAAGGGTGTTTATATGTTGGACGCCAAATATACACCAATTGAAGCTCTCGAACTCAACCCTTATCTCTATCATGGGGATAATCTGCTGAATGCTTATGGTTTAAAAGCAACGCTTACGCTAGAGCCAAGTGAAGAGGTTAAAACCATTACCATGGCACACTATGTCACCATTAACAGTGATGTTGCAGATACTAAAGACGGTGCTTTTACACAACTCGAACAAGGTGTTGAACTCTTTGGTGCGAAATTAGCGTTGGGGTATATCAAAGTTGATAAAGATGGTATGGCAGGGCTTGGTACTTTTGGAGATCAACTCCCTTTTGAAGAGCACAACCATATGATAGACGCAGATGCTCAAACTCCTTATATATCAGCTTCTTATGAGATTGAAGGTGTAAAGTTTGAGACAATTTACGGTCAAACTAAATACTACAATGGTGATGTCGATAGAAAACTAAAAGAGAAAGAGTTTAACTTCTCTGTTGGCTATGAGATCATCAAAAACCTTGAGGCCTCTGTGCTTTATGCTAATGTCAAAAATGACAATGATGCTGATAGCTACGATGCATTCAAAGCACATATAGCGTATAAGTTTTAAGGAAAGTGTTTGTCTAACACGCCTTTAGAAGAAGAGCAAGAGAATTTTTGTTCTTCTTCCTTTGAACATTTTTACACCCATTTTGAACGCTTAATGCAAGAATCAGGGATTCGTTACTCTAGCAAACGCGAATCTCTGATTCGTGCATTATTTTTGTGCGACACGTATCTCAGTGCTGAGCAGATACATGTAAAACTATGCAATGAAAACCAAATACATATCTCGTTGGCAACTATTTATAAGATTTTGACATTTTTTGAAAGCTTAGATGTGGTCAGTACCGTGCTTGGATCCCCCAGTAAAATAAAAAAATACAAGCTCAAACGCGCTGTTCATCACGACCATTTGGTCTGCCTTCAATGCGGTGGGATCACTCGTTTTTGCCACGCTGCCATCGAAGAAGAACAAGAAGAAATCCTCGCCTCACATCATTTTAAAGGAACACATCATACACTGACATTGTATGGGTTGTGTGAAAAATGCCAAGAAGAAAAAATTGAGATATTTCAAACTGATAATAATTCTTAAAAAATATTAAGCCAATCTTTATTCTATCCACTTTACAATGTAACTACAAAAGGATAATTATGAACGTTACGGCAGAAAAACTCATTGAACTTGGAGGTTATTTTTCCATTGTTCATCATATTAAGGGGCGCATTCGTTTGCGTGTAAGCCCCAAGATAAAAGAGCACAAGCATCATGTGGGTGTTGAAGACATTGAAGCCTTGCCTGCTCGTATTCATGGAATCAAATCGATTAAGATCAACAAAATTATTGGCTCTTTAACCGTCGAATATGACCACGCTATTTTCCCGCATCACTTATGGGAAAATTTAGTTGCGGGTAAAGAATCGGATGAAATTATCACCATTATCGAGAAACTTGCAAAGGAGATCGTCTGATATGAAAACGACTCAAAAAGTCACTGCCATTTCAAGTTTAAAAGAGGCCTTGCAGCACGCATTTGATGATGAAGTCAAGGCCTATGAAACCTACAGTGCTGTTATTGAAAAATTTGGTGCTGTTTTTCCTTTTATGAACATCATTCAAGCCGAACAGACCCATCAAGATGCACTTGTCGCTGTTGCAACGGCGCATGAAATCATACTTGTTCGTACTGTTCCAGAGCACATCAGCATTCCAAAAACACTTCGTGAATGTTGCGAACTGGGCGTTGCTGCTGAGATTCAAAATATTCAATGCTACGATGAACTTCTTTTACATGTAAAAGATTATGCTGAAGTGCAAGACTTGTTTTACAGACTCCAAGCAGCTTCTTTTAACAACCATTTGCCTGCATTTAGAAATGCTGTAATCTCGTATGCTTCGCCAAAAAATACAGCAGAAGCTAACCCAATGGCGGCATTGGAAGGCATGATGGGACAATGGGGCGAATTTAGCCAAATGGCACAAAAAATTGCCAAAGGTGAAATCAACCAAGAGGAGATCACTAAGCTTTTAAGCTCTAATTTTTCCTTTGTAGCAGGGGCACTTTTAGGCGTTGTGGGCGCAGGTGTTTTAGGTGGTATGGTTCAACCAGAAGAGAACAAAGACGAACATGAAGAAGCGTAAACTTTTAAAGATCAATCCAAGGAGAAAACGATGTTACCATTTATTGTAGGAGCGCTTGCAGGAGCTGCTGCTGTTATCGCATTTAGCAAGAAAAAAGAGCTAAAAGAGGGTTTTGAACAAGGTGTATGCAAAGCCAAAGAGGTTGCGGAAGAAGTGAAGAAAAGTGTCGATGGAACCATTGAGTGTATGAAGTCGAAAAAAGCTTTACATGTAAAAACAAAAGAGGAGGGACAATGACGCCAAAAATAACGATCAATACAGGCACACCTCGTAGTGTAACAGGAAATATTGTGAGTGGAGCCTTGGCAGCGGGTATGGTAGCAACCGCACTCTCTTATACCAAATATAAACAAGCTGAACTCTCTAAAGAAGAAGCCATTAAGCAGAGCCTAAAGCTTGCTGTTCAAGGTGGCATTGCTACTGGAAGTGCTATTGCCGCGGCTAATGCACTTGGGCGTAACAGTTGGTTAGGACTTTTAGGTTCACTCTCTGTTGGAATTGCAGGTATTTATGGGATTGAAAAACTTTATTCTAAAACATACGATCATAAAGCAGTTGATGCAGAAACGATTGAAGAGGACGCAAAATAATGGAACTATTAAACTCACTGGATAAAAATCCTTACATTGGATCAGAACCTGCAAACGAGATAAAAAACGAAGGCAGTATGTTAACCAATCCTGAGCATCTTTTGGGCGCATTTAACACGAAACAGTTCGTCATTGGCGCACTCATTGGTGCTGTAGGAGCGTATTTGCTCACCAACGAAAAAGCACAAAAAAATCTTTTCAAAACCATTGCAAAAGGGTCTGAGATGTTTCAAGCGGGCATTGAAGAGATGAAAGAGCGTTTTGAAGATGCTAAAGCTGAGTTAGCGGCTAAAGAAGCGTAATTTTTCATGCATAAAACACGCCTGATTCACCAAACGCCCCAGCGATTGCGCTATGTGAGCCATGCGCTTAGGTATATCAATACCCATAGTCTCGCAGCTGATCTTAAAAAAATTGAGGGCGTGAGCGAAGTTCGCATCAATGCTAAAATTGGTTCAGTCGTTTTTGAAGGCGATGAGTTGAATGCAGAAGTTCTTTTAAAACACCTTCAAGAACTTAACATTACGCCGTATCAAATGTGTGATACTACCA is drawn from Sulfurospirillum arsenophilum NBRC 109478 and contains these coding sequences:
- a CDS encoding Fur family transcriptional regulator, which gives rise to MSNTPLEEEQENFCSSSFEHFYTHFERLMQESGIRYSSKRESLIRALFLCDTYLSAEQIHVKLCNENQIHISLATIYKILTFFESLDVVSTVLGSPSKIKKYKLKRAVHHDHLVCLQCGGITRFCHAAIEEEQEEILASHHFKGTHHTLTLYGLCEKCQEEKIEIFQTDNNS
- a CDS encoding HMA2 domain-containing protein, whose translation is MNVTAEKLIELGGYFSIVHHIKGRIRLRVSPKIKEHKHHVGVEDIEALPARIHGIKSIKINKIIGSLTVEYDHAIFPHHLWENLVAGKESDEIITIIEKLAKEIV
- a CDS encoding Opr family porin; amino-acid sequence: MKLGYSRIVAALILGSSIGFAAEATNLEEVFTQGEITGTVGWFGQHINVKGDTPNSGFSNGYLNVGFETAPLHGVSLGVSGWGSAKTSEKNDDDYKSNIADHGVLSQAYVKIEHEGMGKVILGRQKADFNWLADYIDGATAEISAVENLVLNLAWARKYSVVDIDEISESFGKINGNKGVYMLDAKYTPIEALELNPYLYHGDNLLNAYGLKATLTLEPSEEVKTITMAHYVTINSDVADTKDGAFTQLEQGVELFGAKLALGYIKVDKDGMAGLGTFGDQLPFEEHNHMIDADAQTPYISASYEIEGVKFETIYGQTKYYNGDVDRKLKEKEFNFSVGYEIIKNLEASVLYANVKNDNDADSYDAFKAHIAYKF
- a CDS encoding ferritin-like domain-containing protein; the encoded protein is MKTTQKVTAISSLKEALQHAFDDEVKAYETYSAVIEKFGAVFPFMNIIQAEQTHQDALVAVATAHEIILVRTVPEHISIPKTLRECCELGVAAEIQNIQCYDELLLHVKDYAEVQDLFYRLQAASFNNHLPAFRNAVISYASPKNTAEANPMAALEGMMGQWGEFSQMAQKIAKGEINQEEITKLLSSNFSFVAGALLGVVGAGVLGGMVQPEENKDEHEEA
- a CDS encoding YtxH domain-containing protein — encoded protein: MELLNSLDKNPYIGSEPANEIKNEGSMLTNPEHLLGAFNTKQFVIGALIGAVGAYLLTNEKAQKNLFKTIAKGSEMFQAGIEEMKERFEDAKAELAAKEA